One Leptolyngbya sp. 'hensonii' DNA segment encodes these proteins:
- the lhgO gene encoding L-2-hydroxyglutarate oxidase, with product MARKVDFLIVGAGIVGLAIARELKQRYPSSSVLILEKEARLGKHSSGRNSGVLHSGIYYKQGSLKARVCAEGARLMAAYCEEHGLPIQRTGKVIVPLRADDDTQLQTLYDRAAAAGAKVVFVDRQELKKIEPEAYTITGKALYSPHTAVIDSPAVLRHLAERLQSQGAEILLNHQFLSVDAVAAIAKTNQDCFSFGYLINTAGLQADLVAQAFGIGQQYTILPFKGLYYQLDPGCGLTINSNIYPVPDLRVPFLGVHFTKKVDGSVSLGPTAIPAFGRENYTALEGLDLREAPQIILRLIQQYLNNHQGFRQLVHEESIRFLKPYFAKAAQALVPNLRSEHLLKSDKIGIRAQLLNLQTQELVMDFLVDYTPNSIHILNAVSPAFTSSFSFAKFVLDQAGLN from the coding sequence ATGGCGCGTAAGGTTGATTTTCTGATTGTTGGTGCAGGCATTGTCGGTTTGGCGATCGCACGGGAACTAAAACAGCGGTATCCCAGTAGTTCGGTATTGATTTTGGAGAAGGAAGCCAGACTGGGCAAACATTCCAGTGGTCGAAATAGTGGCGTGCTGCACTCTGGGATCTACTACAAACAAGGATCCCTCAAGGCCAGGGTCTGTGCTGAAGGTGCCCGATTGATGGCCGCTTATTGCGAGGAGCATGGCCTTCCCATTCAGCGAACGGGTAAGGTGATTGTGCCTTTGCGAGCGGATGACGACACCCAATTGCAGACCCTCTACGATCGCGCTGCAGCAGCCGGTGCCAAGGTCGTCTTTGTCGATCGTCAAGAGCTGAAGAAGATTGAGCCGGAAGCTTACACGATCACGGGCAAAGCCCTCTATTCACCCCATACGGCAGTGATCGATTCCCCTGCTGTTTTGCGTCATCTGGCTGAGCGTTTACAAAGCCAGGGCGCGGAAATCCTTCTGAACCACCAGTTCTTGAGTGTTGATGCAGTGGCTGCGATCGCCAAAACCAATCAGGACTGCTTCTCGTTTGGGTACCTGATCAACACAGCAGGCTTACAGGCCGATCTTGTCGCTCAAGCCTTTGGAATAGGCCAACAGTATACGATTCTCCCCTTCAAGGGATTGTACTACCAGCTCGATCCAGGGTGTGGTCTGACCATCAACAGCAATATCTATCCGGTTCCGGACTTACGGGTTCCATTTCTGGGGGTTCACTTTACCAAGAAAGTGGATGGTTCCGTTTCATTAGGACCCACAGCCATTCCCGCATTTGGTCGGGAAAACTATACCGCACTGGAAGGGTTAGACCTCCGGGAAGCACCACAAATTATCCTGCGATTAATCCAGCAATATCTCAACAATCACCAGGGGTTTCGGCAACTGGTGCATGAGGAAAGCATTCGCTTCCTGAAGCCCTATTTTGCTAAAGCGGCTCAGGCTCTAGTGCCCAATTTGCGATCAGAGCATTTGTTAAAAAGTGATAAGATTGGCATTCGAGCTCAGTTGTTGAATTTGCAAACTCAGGAACTAGTGATGGATTTTCTGGTGGACTATACTCCCAACTCGATCCATATCCTGAACGCAGTTTCTCCTGCATTCACCAGCTCATTTAGCTTCGCCAAGTTTGTACTCGATCAAGCCGGACTGAACTAA
- a CDS encoding NAD-dependent epimerase/dehydratase family protein yields MELQGKRFLVIGGAGFIGSHAVDALLREDVEEVRIYDNFTRGREENLAEALKDPRVKIFELGGDILHRDILDTAMKGIDGVFHFAALWLLHCYDFPRSAFEVNIAGTFNVLEACLNNGVKKLVYSSSASVYGDAITEPMVEDHPYNNTTFYGATKIAGEHMCRSLYHRYKGTEKHLDYAGLRYMNVYGPRQDYKGTYIAVIMKILDRLDKGLPPVVYGDGSQAYDFIYVGDCARANICAMKSDATDSFYNVGTGIKTTIKELAELILEVTGSTLQIQYEPSGPTFVKNRVGCPKKAAAEIDFKAKTDLREGLAELIVWRRNHKEEVAQRRRAAGLAD; encoded by the coding sequence ATGGAACTTCAAGGAAAACGATTTTTAGTCATTGGTGGCGCTGGCTTTATTGGCTCCCATGCCGTTGATGCGCTGCTGCGGGAAGATGTCGAAGAAGTTCGCATCTATGACAACTTTACCCGTGGGCGAGAAGAAAATTTGGCAGAGGCGCTGAAAGACCCACGAGTCAAGATTTTTGAACTGGGGGGAGATATCCTCCATCGGGATATCCTGGATACCGCGATGAAAGGCATAGACGGGGTGTTTCACTTCGCTGCACTCTGGCTCTTACACTGCTATGACTTTCCCCGCTCTGCTTTTGAAGTCAATATTGCTGGCACCTTTAATGTTCTGGAAGCCTGCCTGAATAATGGGGTAAAAAAGCTGGTTTATTCTTCGTCGGCGTCCGTCTATGGAGATGCCATTACGGAACCCATGGTTGAGGATCATCCCTACAACAACACCACCTTCTATGGGGCCACAAAGATTGCGGGTGAGCACATGTGCCGATCTCTCTACCATCGGTATAAGGGGACGGAAAAACATCTGGACTATGCCGGTTTGCGCTATATGAATGTCTATGGTCCTCGCCAAGACTATAAGGGCACCTACATTGCCGTGATCATGAAAATCCTCGATCGACTGGACAAGGGACTGCCACCCGTCGTTTATGGAGATGGTTCCCAGGCGTATGATTTCATCTATGTTGGGGACTGCGCCAGAGCGAATATCTGTGCCATGAAATCCGATGCAACAGATTCCTTCTACAACGTCGGCACAGGGATTAAGACGACTATTAAGGAATTGGCCGAGCTGATTTTGGAAGTCACTGGTTCAACCCTGCAAATCCAGTACGAACCCAGTGGTCCCACTTTCGTCAAGAATCGGGTGGGTTGTCCGAAGAAAGCAGCAGCTGAGATCGACTTTAAAGCCAAAACCGATCTGCGAGAAGGTCTGGCCGAATTGATTGTGTGGCGACGCAACCATAAAGAAGAAGTGGCCCAGCGTCGTCGGGCCGCTGGTCTGGCAGACTAA
- the asnB gene encoding asparagine synthase (glutamine-hydrolyzing): MCGIAGIFNLDGEPVSSVILKKMTDAIAHRGPDGEGHWVQDSVGLGHRRLAILDLSPAGHQPMATIDGRFILSFNGEIYNFNELRIELEALGYQFHSRTDTEVLLYAYAAWGVRALDRLNGMFAFALWDRQQRELILARDRYGIKPLYYLLQGNHFVFGSEVKAILAHPLYQVQMDLEGLMEYFTFQNFFTDRTLFQGIRLLPSGTWMRLSLASPEPQPHQYWDYHFTDPQDASLDEREYVEELDRLFQQAVNRQLISDVEIGAYLSGGMDSGSITAIAARQLPYLKSFTCGFDLNSASGIEVNYDEREPAEYMSYLFKTEHYEMVLKAGDMERVLPRLAWHLEEPRVGQSYPNFYVAQLAGKFVKVVLSGSGGDELFAGYPWRYYRAVVNDNFDHYVDQYFGFWQRLLSPDELKTVFQPIWGEVGHLSTREIFKGVFRQPVQDLARPEDYINHSLYFEARTFLHGLLIVEDKLSMAHGLETRVPFLDNDLVDFAMQIPVRLKLGNLREVIRLNENDRGNKAVRYFQKTKDGKLLLRKIMGRYIPPVVTEREKQGFSAPDASWFKGESIDYVRRKLYNHYSRLYDFLDRKAVQDLIGEHLEGHQNRRLLIWSLLNVEEWCRQFLKA; the protein is encoded by the coding sequence ATGTGTGGGATCGCAGGAATCTTCAACCTGGACGGAGAGCCCGTTTCGTCCGTCATCTTAAAAAAGATGACGGATGCGATCGCCCATCGAGGTCCAGATGGGGAAGGTCATTGGGTCCAGGATAGTGTAGGTCTGGGGCATCGCCGGTTGGCCATCCTCGATCTGTCTCCTGCAGGCCATCAACCGATGGCCACGATCGATGGACGCTTTATCCTCAGCTTTAATGGCGAGATCTATAACTTTAATGAGTTGCGGATTGAACTGGAAGCCCTGGGATATCAGTTTCACTCCCGTACTGATACTGAAGTTCTCCTGTATGCCTATGCAGCCTGGGGCGTGAGAGCGCTCGATCGTCTGAATGGCATGTTTGCCTTTGCCCTCTGGGATCGGCAACAACGGGAACTGATCCTGGCCCGCGATCGCTATGGCATCAAACCCCTCTACTATCTGCTGCAAGGTAACCATTTTGTCTTTGGCTCGGAGGTGAAAGCCATTCTGGCTCACCCTCTGTACCAGGTCCAGATGGATCTGGAAGGGTTGATGGAGTACTTCACCTTCCAGAATTTCTTCACCGATCGCACCCTGTTCCAAGGGATTCGCCTCCTTCCATCAGGAACCTGGATGCGTCTCTCCTTAGCATCACCGGAACCTCAGCCTCACCAATACTGGGATTACCACTTCACCGACCCCCAAGATGCTTCACTGGACGAGCGGGAGTATGTGGAAGAACTGGATCGACTGTTTCAACAGGCGGTGAATCGTCAGTTAATCAGTGATGTCGAAATTGGGGCTTATCTGAGTGGGGGGATGGATAGTGGCTCGATTACGGCGATCGCAGCCCGCCAGCTTCCTTATCTAAAATCGTTCACCTGTGGGTTTGATCTCAACTCTGCTTCCGGGATTGAGGTCAACTATGATGAGCGGGAACCTGCTGAGTATATGTCCTATCTCTTCAAGACTGAACATTACGAAATGGTCTTGAAGGCGGGCGATATGGAGCGGGTTCTGCCTCGCTTGGCCTGGCATCTGGAGGAACCCAGGGTTGGCCAGAGTTATCCCAACTTTTATGTGGCTCAGTTAGCCGGGAAGTTTGTCAAGGTAGTACTGTCTGGCAGCGGTGGGGACGAACTCTTTGCCGGTTATCCTTGGCGGTATTATCGGGCTGTCGTTAATGATAATTTTGACCACTACGTTGACCAGTACTTTGGGTTTTGGCAGCGACTGCTTTCTCCTGATGAGTTGAAGACTGTATTTCAGCCCATTTGGGGTGAAGTAGGTCATCTCTCAACTCGGGAGATCTTTAAAGGGGTTTTTCGTCAGCCTGTCCAAGATCTGGCTCGTCCAGAAGACTATATCAATCACTCCCTTTACTTCGAAGCCAGAACATTTTTACATGGGTTGCTAATTGTTGAAGATAAACTCAGCATGGCCCATGGACTGGAAACGCGAGTACCTTTTCTCGATAATGATCTCGTTGATTTCGCCATGCAAATTCCAGTGCGGTTGAAGTTGGGCAATTTGAGAGAGGTGATTCGCTTGAATGAAAACGATCGAGGGAATAAAGCAGTACGATACTTCCAGAAAACAAAAGATGGCAAGTTGTTGCTCCGTAAAATTATGGGCCGTTACATTCCTCCTGTTGTTACTGAGAGAGAGAAACAAGGATTTTCTGCTCCCGATGCTAGTTGGTTTAAGGGGGAAAGTATCGACTATGTTCGCCGCAAGCTATATAATCACTATTCCCGACTTTATGACTTCCTTGATCGGAAAGCAGTTCAGGATTTGATTGGGGAGCATCTTGAAGGGCATCAGAATCGACGGTTACTGATCTGGTCACTCTTAAATGTGGAAGAATGGTGTAGACAATTTTTGAAAGCTTAA
- a CDS encoding nucleotide sugar dehydrogenase, with translation MSISTLMTEQNQNQVFLQLKEKIINRTAIVGVVGLGYVGLPFAVEKAKVGFQVLGVEQNPVRADSVNRGQNYIADVIEEELQQVVQNGYLKALTSFDQVPEMDVIVICVPTPLTKNLTPNLAYVESVTHSIAEHLRPGQLVTLESTTYPGTVDEVMRPVLEAGGLKQGEDFFLAHSPERVDPGNQRYTTKNTSKVVGASDPLSLEISTLFYQQTILHVVPVTSAKVAEMVKVFENTFRAVNIALANELMLLCDRMDINVWEVLDAANTKPFGIMPFYPGPGVGGHCIPIDPHYLEWKAKEFDFETHFISLAGEINRKMPVFVREKAWRVLNQFGIAPARAKVLVIGAAYKKDLGDWRESPAITVMKLLLADGANLIYHDPYVPEIQVAHRVLYNTELTDAVIQSVDLVIIATDHGKIDYNNLIHKAKAILDTRGVTRHLNCPKENVVLL, from the coding sequence ATGTCTATTTCTACACTCATGACGGAACAGAATCAGAATCAGGTGTTTCTACAACTAAAGGAAAAAATCATCAATCGAACCGCGATCGTGGGTGTAGTTGGGCTGGGATACGTCGGTCTTCCTTTCGCAGTAGAAAAAGCAAAAGTCGGCTTCCAGGTGTTGGGGGTAGAGCAAAATCCTGTTCGCGCAGATAGCGTTAATCGGGGACAGAATTACATTGCAGACGTGATTGAAGAGGAACTGCAACAGGTTGTCCAGAATGGCTATCTGAAAGCTCTGACGAGTTTTGATCAGGTTCCAGAAATGGATGTGATCGTCATCTGCGTGCCCACGCCCCTGACAAAAAATTTGACGCCAAACCTGGCTTACGTGGAAAGCGTCACCCACAGCATTGCCGAACACCTGCGCCCCGGTCAACTCGTCACCCTGGAATCCACCACCTATCCTGGTACTGTCGATGAGGTGATGCGTCCCGTTCTGGAAGCAGGGGGTCTGAAACAAGGGGAAGATTTTTTCCTGGCCCATTCGCCAGAACGAGTCGATCCAGGCAATCAGCGCTACACCACCAAAAATACCAGTAAGGTTGTTGGCGCTTCTGACCCGCTCTCACTGGAGATTTCCACCCTGTTCTACCAGCAAACCATTCTTCATGTTGTTCCGGTGACCAGCGCCAAGGTCGCAGAGATGGTCAAGGTATTTGAAAACACCTTCCGGGCCGTTAACATTGCCCTGGCCAATGAACTGATGCTGCTGTGCGATCGGATGGACATCAATGTCTGGGAAGTGCTGGATGCAGCCAATACCAAGCCCTTTGGCATCATGCCCTTCTATCCCGGTCCCGGTGTTGGGGGTCACTGCATCCCGATCGACCCCCACTATCTGGAATGGAAGGCCAAAGAGTTTGATTTTGAGACCCATTTCATCAGTCTGGCCGGAGAAATTAATCGCAAGATGCCCGTCTTTGTGCGGGAGAAAGCTTGGCGGGTTCTGAATCAGTTCGGGATCGCACCCGCCCGCGCCAAAGTTCTGGTGATTGGGGCCGCTTATAAAAAAGACCTGGGCGATTGGCGAGAATCTCCCGCCATTACCGTGATGAAACTCCTGCTAGCGGACGGGGCCAATCTGATTTACCACGATCCCTACGTGCCAGAGATTCAAGTGGCCCACCGCGTCCTTTACAATACAGAGTTGACTGATGCGGTGATTCAATCCGTAGACCTGGTAATTATCGCCACTGACCATGGGAAGATTGATTACAACAATCTTATCCACAAGGCGAAAGCGATTCTGGATACCCGTGGTGTCACCCGCCATCTGAACTGCCCTAAAGAAAACGTGGTACTGCTTTGA
- a CDS encoding class I SAM-dependent methyltransferase, with protein sequence MHTRLLDRLCCSYCQGSLQLKPFVLEAPAAAVIPQPDDLSAAQVQPYPDTIVQTGVLLCQTCQVWYPIYAYVPVMLLFKTSFHQRFAQEYQAQLQDLSEYHLPDRTPEPGELAIQETFTDQWLTVQDSELSFNYTQSDLEALNREVWLNWLPAAETPVQMVLNVGCGLGREAIALQTVTQAEIFAVDLNFGVFQGAARFRSHGGIHFVIASLFHLPFSGGAFDLVYSQGVIHHTLCTKAALDAIAALVRTRGYLFIWVYGRDDAQIKDPTVKGYLTYKFEAVVRPVVSRLPAFLRDLVINALTLVFHPILKSYGRNRQQWQLRNTNHALRDWLTPRYAHKHSYNEVLEWFEALEFQIINVQSPLAYRKLFERPLWGVGVTGQKR encoded by the coding sequence ATGCACACTCGCCTTTTAGACCGTCTGTGTTGTTCCTATTGTCAGGGTTCTTTACAGCTCAAGCCATTTGTTCTTGAGGCACCAGCAGCAGCGGTCATCCCTCAACCTGATGATCTATCTGCTGCTCAGGTGCAGCCGTACCCAGACACGATCGTGCAAACAGGGGTACTCCTTTGTCAGACCTGTCAGGTCTGGTATCCGATTTATGCCTATGTGCCAGTCATGCTCCTGTTCAAAACCTCGTTTCACCAGCGGTTTGCCCAGGAATACCAGGCTCAACTTCAGGATTTGTCAGAATATCATCTGCCCGATCGCACACCAGAACCGGGAGAGCTGGCCATCCAGGAAACGTTTACAGACCAGTGGTTAACCGTTCAGGACAGCGAACTGTCCTTCAATTACACCCAATCTGATCTGGAAGCCCTGAATCGCGAGGTCTGGTTGAATTGGCTTCCTGCTGCTGAAACACCTGTACAGATGGTGCTAAATGTGGGATGTGGCTTGGGACGGGAAGCCATAGCGCTGCAAACCGTCACCCAAGCTGAGATTTTTGCGGTTGATCTGAATTTTGGCGTCTTTCAAGGCGCAGCTCGGTTCCGATCCCATGGGGGGATCCATTTTGTCATCGCTTCGCTGTTCCATCTGCCCTTTTCAGGGGGAGCCTTTGATCTGGTCTACAGTCAGGGCGTGATCCATCACACCCTTTGCACCAAAGCGGCTCTGGATGCTATCGCAGCCTTGGTCCGCACTAGAGGATATCTCTTCATCTGGGTTTATGGGCGGGATGATGCTCAGATCAAGGATCCAACCGTGAAAGGTTACCTGACGTATAAATTTGAAGCGGTGGTGCGACCAGTGGTCAGTCGTCTCCCTGCTTTCTTACGCGATCTGGTGATCAATGCACTAACCCTGGTTTTTCATCCAATTCTGAAATCCTATGGCCGGAATCGGCAACAGTGGCAACTCCGCAATACCAACCATGCCTTACGGGACTGGTTGACGCCCAGATATGCACACAAACACAGCTACAATGAGGTCTTGGAATGGTTCGAAGCCCTGGAGTTTCAGATTATCAATGTCCAATCCCCCCTGGCTTACCGGAAATTGTTTGAACGGCCGCTTTGGGGTGTTGGTGTTACTGGTCAAAAACGTTGA
- a CDS encoding Gfo/Idh/MocA family oxidoreductase, with protein sequence MSQVIVVGAGNWGRNLVKNFHQLGALAGVAEANPELRAAVETTYPGIPTYQTYDDALEAEDGPIVLATPAPLHYAMALSALKAGRDVFVEKPMTLRAEESRHLAEFADAHDRILMVGHLLLYQPAITWMRDYLASGQAGRVLHVATQRAALGKVRTEENVWWSFAPHDVAIILELLGSPKISQVKATGQALLQPQIEDFVHVDLQFEGGQSAHLHCSWLWPEKQRGTVVIAERQMLVYDEIRQVLTVHDKSIGADLKNDDRGSQGIEVTAAEPLKIECQHFLDCVQNRQRPRSDGWNGVAVVEILERVQEVLRG encoded by the coding sequence TTGAGTCAAGTTATCGTTGTCGGAGCCGGCAACTGGGGCCGGAACCTGGTGAAGAATTTCCACCAGCTAGGTGCTCTAGCTGGTGTGGCAGAAGCCAACCCAGAATTACGCGCTGCTGTAGAAACAACCTATCCAGGCATCCCCACCTATCAGACATATGACGATGCGTTGGAGGCGGAGGATGGCCCGATCGTGCTGGCCACGCCAGCTCCTCTCCATTACGCCATGGCCCTTTCAGCCTTAAAAGCTGGAAGGGACGTTTTTGTCGAAAAACCCATGACCCTGCGGGCAGAGGAATCGCGCCATCTGGCTGAATTTGCCGATGCCCACGATCGGATCCTCATGGTTGGCCATCTCCTCCTCTACCAGCCAGCAATTACCTGGATGCGGGATTATCTGGCCAGTGGGCAGGCTGGACGAGTGTTGCATGTAGCCACCCAGCGAGCTGCCCTGGGGAAAGTGCGAACGGAGGAAAATGTCTGGTGGTCTTTTGCCCCCCATGATGTTGCCATCATTCTGGAGTTACTCGGCAGTCCCAAAATTTCTCAGGTCAAGGCAACGGGGCAGGCCCTTCTGCAGCCCCAGATTGAAGACTTTGTCCATGTGGATTTGCAGTTTGAGGGCGGGCAGTCGGCCCATCTCCATTGCTCCTGGCTGTGGCCAGAGAAGCAGCGGGGAACGGTGGTGATTGCAGAGCGGCAAATGCTGGTCTACGACGAAATTCGCCAGGTGTTGACTGTGCATGACAAATCTATCGGGGCCGATTTGAAGAACGACGATCGGGGCAGTCAGGGGATCGAAGTGACTGCCGCAGAACCCTTAAAAATTGAGTGTCAGCACTTTCTCGATTGCGTCCAGAACCGGCAACGACCCCGTTCCGATGGGTGGAATGGGGTCGCGGTCGTGGAAATTTTGGAACGGGTACAGGAGGTTCTGCGTGGCTGA
- a CDS encoding acyltransferase — translation MADYFVHPTAIVDEGAEIGNGSKIWHFSHVSGKAKIGERCNLGQNVYVANQVVIGNFCKIQNNVSLYEGVVLEDYVFCGPSMVFTNIKTPRCEYPRNTSADYKTTLIKRGASIGANATIVCGITLHDCAFVAAGAVVTKDVLPYQMVAGVPARPIGWMSAYGDVLQFDALGYAVDSIGAKYQKLSETEVIQLP, via the coding sequence GTGGCTGATTATTTCGTTCATCCCACCGCGATCGTGGATGAAGGCGCTGAAATTGGCAATGGCAGCAAGATCTGGCACTTCTCCCATGTTTCCGGCAAGGCCAAAATTGGGGAACGGTGTAATCTGGGCCAGAACGTCTATGTGGCCAATCAGGTCGTCATCGGCAACTTCTGCAAAATTCAGAACAATGTTTCTCTCTATGAAGGGGTCGTTCTGGAAGACTATGTGTTTTGCGGTCCCAGCATGGTGTTCACTAACATCAAAACGCCTCGTTGCGAATACCCCCGCAACACCAGTGCTGACTACAAAACCACACTGATCAAGCGGGGAGCCAGTATTGGGGCCAATGCCACGATCGTCTGTGGGATTACCCTGCATGACTGTGCCTTTGTGGCTGCCGGAGCTGTGGTCACCAAAGATGTTCTCCCCTATCAGATGGTGGCAGGCGTCCCTGCTCGCCCGATTGGTTGGATGAGTGCCTACGGGGACGTGCTGCAATTTGATGCGTTGGGCTATGCCGTTGACTCGATCGGGGCCAAATATCAGAAATTATCAGAGACAGAAGTTATCCAACTGCCATAG
- a CDS encoding DegT/DnrJ/EryC1/StrS family aminotransferase codes for MSEGKIPILDLKTQYRSLQAEIQAAITRVCESGEFILGSDVKAFEQEVAAYLGVKHAIGCNSGTDALVIGLRALGIGPGDEVITTPFSFFATAESISMVGATPIFADIDAQSFNINPEAIPALITERTKAIMPVHLYGNPAAMSRILEIAQTYNLKVIEDCAQSFGARYAGTCGVCQGTCAPEIRSAMTGKLTGTIGDVGAYSFFPTKNLGAYGDGGLIVTHDDRIADLARMLRTHGSKQKYRNEMFGYNSRLDSIQAAILRVKLPHINAWNEARRTVARTYNEFLAGLPDVITPAVSDGHVFHQYTIRITNGQRDQVQQDLAAQGISTMIYYPVPQDQLPVYKGKYPAYPVSDELANQVLSLPIWPELERETIERIAQALKQFLAAHGA; via the coding sequence ATGAGTGAAGGCAAAATTCCCATCTTAGATCTGAAAACCCAATATCGTAGCTTACAGGCTGAGATTCAGGCTGCGATTACCCGGGTCTGTGAATCCGGTGAGTTCATCCTGGGATCGGATGTCAAAGCCTTTGAACAGGAGGTGGCGGCCTATCTGGGGGTCAAGCATGCGATCGGCTGCAACTCTGGGACCGATGCCCTTGTGATTGGTCTGCGGGCGCTGGGTATTGGTCCTGGCGATGAGGTGATCACCACCCCCTTCAGCTTCTTTGCCACGGCTGAATCCATCAGTATGGTCGGGGCAACCCCCATTTTTGCCGACATTGACGCTCAAAGTTTTAATATCAATCCAGAGGCGATTCCAGCTCTGATCACCGAACGGACAAAGGCGATCATGCCGGTTCACCTCTATGGCAATCCGGCGGCCATGAGTCGGATTTTGGAGATCGCCCAGACCTATAACCTGAAGGTGATTGAGGACTGCGCCCAGTCCTTTGGGGCACGGTACGCAGGTACCTGTGGGGTTTGCCAGGGAACCTGTGCGCCGGAAATTCGGTCGGCGATGACCGGGAAACTAACCGGCACGATCGGAGATGTCGGAGCCTACTCCTTCTTCCCCACGAAGAACCTGGGTGCCTATGGGGATGGCGGGTTGATTGTCACCCATGACGATCGCATCGCTGATCTGGCCCGCATGCTCCGGACCCATGGGTCGAAGCAAAAGTACCGGAACGAAATGTTCGGCTACAACTCTCGTCTAGATTCAATTCAGGCGGCAATTCTGCGGGTAAAACTGCCCCACATTAATGCCTGGAATGAAGCCCGCCGCACTGTGGCCCGCACCTATAACGAATTTCTGGCTGGCTTACCTGATGTGATTACGCCAGCCGTGAGTGATGGCCACGTTTTCCATCAGTACACCATCCGGATCACCAATGGCCAGCGAGATCAGGTCCAGCAGGATCTGGCAGCCCAGGGCATCAGTACCATGATTTACTATCCAGTGCCTCAGGATCAGCTGCCGGTCTACAAAGGGAAGTATCCAGCCTATCCGGTGAGCGATGAGTTGGCCAACCAGGTTCTCAGTCTACCGATCTGGCCCGAATTGGAACGGGAAACGATCGAACGCATTGCCCAAGCTCTGAAGCAATTCCTGGCTGCCCATGGCGCGTAA
- a CDS encoding ABC transporter permease has protein sequence MQSPVMLVKGHLHAFREIVALLNRHKFLAWEMAKREITDRYRGQLLGTFWAVMHPLTLIMVYVFIFVVVFKIKLGGNRDMPLDYTAYLLAGLIPWLGCQEVLAKASTAITGSVNLVKQVVFPIEILPIKGVISSIINQIILLVLLGIYVLISHHSLPWTYCFIPLLLIVQTLGMMGTAFMLSAVGVYFRDVKDVMQVFIVIGVYLLPVFYLPAQVPSAFKPILYINPFSYLIWCYQDALYFGRFEHPYAWAILILLSHIILVSGYRLFRRLKIMFGSVL, from the coding sequence ATGCAAAGTCCCGTCATGCTTGTGAAAGGTCATCTTCATGCCTTCAGGGAGATAGTAGCTCTTCTAAATCGGCATAAATTCTTAGCCTGGGAAATGGCTAAGCGAGAGATTACTGATCGATATAGAGGACAACTATTAGGCACCTTTTGGGCTGTCATGCACCCTTTAACGTTGATTATGGTTTATGTCTTCATTTTTGTCGTTGTTTTTAAAATTAAATTGGGTGGCAATCGGGACATGCCACTAGACTATACAGCTTACTTACTCGCTGGATTGATTCCATGGTTAGGATGTCAGGAAGTGCTGGCTAAAGCTAGTACGGCTATTACGGGTAGTGTCAATCTGGTTAAGCAAGTTGTGTTTCCAATCGAAATTCTGCCTATTAAAGGAGTAATTTCGTCGATCATTAATCAGATTATTCTGCTGGTTTTACTAGGCATTTACGTCTTGATCTCCCATCATTCCTTGCCCTGGACGTACTGTTTTATTCCCTTACTTCTGATTGTTCAAACTCTTGGGATGATGGGAACTGCTTTCATGTTATCAGCAGTAGGCGTGTATTTTCGGGATGTAAAAGATGTGATGCAGGTCTTTATTGTGATTGGCGTTTACTTGTTACCAGTCTTTTATCTGCCTGCTCAAGTCCCCTCAGCTTTTAAGCCAATTCTCTATATCAATCCTTTTAGCTACCTAATTTGGTGTTATCAAGATGCTCTTTACTTCGGGCGATTCGAACACCCTTACGCTTGGGCTATCCTAATTCTCCTGAGTCACATCATTTTAGTGAGTGGGTATCGTCTTTTTCGTCGATTAAAAATCATGTTTGGGAGTGTTTTATGA